Within the Ostrinia nubilalis chromosome 12, ilOstNubi1.1, whole genome shotgun sequence genome, the region ACTAACATAAACATTGACATTAATTGCCTCATTCTAGATTTATTAAAACGAATACAAACATTTGTTCTAAATAACTACCATATTTTTATAACACTTCAATAAATCTTATTGTTAtagtaaatatttaaacaaacaGATAAGAACCtattgttacatttttttaacttcaagaaGCCCTTATCATTATCGcagattaggtacctacctactgcccTTAACTTCACAAACATATTTCGTTCTATTTTATAccaatttaactttttaatcctatgtaagtacctatttattcataaaatgttTACATGGTCTTTCTTTtcttaagtttaaaattatacacagtAGGTATGTGGATTGATTTCATTAAGTTAGGCTCAAGTGTCAAACTCAAGCTCTAATGTTGAGACATTATTGAAACACGATTATTAATTACTGCAATTACTATTTAATTAAGTActttattactttaattttcacttTTCTTACAAGCCAAAAGGATTGAGAATGTTCTGCACCTTCGGGATAGGGTCTGCCTTAGGGTTTTTTGGTTTAATAAGTCCAGAAATCGGCTTCATCTCGGTGATGTCAGTGAGATCCACCACTTTAGGTATAAAACTTAATTTCAGCAGTTCTTTAATTTCATTTGAACATAGACTTCCAGCTATTCTGTCAACCATGTTGCCCCAGAAGCCCATTTGGCAAAATCTGCGAAAAAATTGTTAGttaatttcatatttcttttgttttattagaaAAGACAATGACTATCCTTATAGTCATCTGAAATACTGACCTGAAATTTTTGTCCATCTTCACTTCATCAGTGATTTTGATAAATGAGTTAGTGTCGAGTGAGAACGGCGTAATATTAAAGAGTTTGGATTTGTTCTTAGCTTCGCCTACGTCGTGTGCAAACTTAGTTATGAGGCCGACGAAAGATTTGCGCACACGCGCATCCATCTGAGACGCTGCAGGCTCAACAGACTTCCCTGAGGCATCCAGAGGCTCGAATATGTAAGCCAATTCGTCCCCATGCGATGGCCCGGACTCTTTCGGTTGATACATTGAGTTGCTGATATCGGTCTCCtctgtaataaaattttataaaataatcatgacaaatactaaaattaaatTCCAGCAGTTAGAAACGGCACCAGAATTCTACTCAACTGACCTGCAAGTGGCACGCCTGAAAGGAAATAAGAGCCTTTAGTCAGATTTCCCACAAATTCAAAGCTGTAAAGGAACGCTGGTGCTCCAGAACTCCACTCCTGAACGCTCTTGAAGGCGGGCAAGTTGAACAGAGCATCTCCTGCACATAGAATACAAAAGTTTAGCGATGAAGCAATAAGCAGGGTTATTTTTAATAGCTTCTACATTATAGTTATCGATTCTTTGCCTATATGGTAGCGCAAGCCAGTATTCCTAactcatgtattttttttagatcTGGAAAGCATTAATTTAGTTATTTAGATTCATGAATCGATCAAAGCATTGATCATTTATTATGGAATCTCAACCCTAGCcgactgaaatatttttattaaaaccgtCCCTAACTTTGCTCTAAAGGGAGCAGGTAAACGGGTCCGAGGGGCGCTAACAAAAAACGGAGCTGGGGCTTTCATAATTTTATAGCACCCCTCGTCTACAGACTGTTACCATGGGGTCCGACCGGCTGTGGTAAGAATTATTATTGAAAGTCAATTGAAAGACACAAAATGGCCACTCGTACCCACCcagtaacaaaatattattatgagatACAATGCAGACTTTCTAGGAATTAGTGATAAACCTATGCTACTACTACTTTAGATAAGTTTATTAATGCAgaactatttattttgtatttcaatACCTGTGTCCCGGGCAATTGCTGTTAGTCCTTCTAAGATATTCGAGTTAGCTGTCTCTGAGAGTCTTTCATAATACTTTTCGTAGTCGCCGAGGGGAAGAATATTTTTAAGCGCTGCTTTCTTGATGGGCAGTAGTCCATCTACGCCTTCCACCATGGTGTTGAGCCCACCGATGATGTCTTTTTTTATGAAGTTCTTTAGATTGAGCATCAAATTAGTCAATTTATTTGCATATTTGCCTGCAATGAGAATTAAAGATAGATTAACCTTAGATAGATAACCATAACtattcataaaatatcactTTGTTGCCAATTGCCATAAAACCCAtgttattatgagtcattgagtaaattaaataaacaagtaGGTAAGCCTATACGGTACCGATCTCTAAATTGATTCGactaggaatcgaacctggAATCCACTGCCTTTAAGTCGACTGCTACTATGCCagtttacttacctacttagcaCTCTTTACAATACATAAGTacgttaaaaaaatagaaaataccaTAAAGATCAATCAAGGCAATCATCAAGGAGGCATAAGGATCTTAGCAAGTTGTATTAGTTGTATCAAGATCGAAACGTAGGTACTAACTAGACAGGAATATACAAAGGCAAGTGTAGGATCTTACCAAAGACTGCTCGTACGGTCTCAGCCGACGTGACTCCAGTGAGCAGAGGCACCTTTTGTTTCTTCTTCTTCAGCGTCTCGGAAGGCTGCTCGGTGACCAAAGTTGGCAGACCCCGTTTGTCGTACTCTCCTTCCACACGGATGCCGGCTCCTGCATAACAGGGAAATGACGAATGATGATGACCATTTTATaggctgttttttgttttaatttaggtATAGGTACTAATAAGTTTACTTTTACCTTTACGACCAGTGATCTCTTCCAAAAATTTAGTCGTATCGGTTAGGCTTTCCGCTATTGCGCTGTCTGCCTGCAAATAAATgtggttttgtttgtttgtaacgaATAAACTAAAAAACTATCCCAAATTAAGGAACTATAGGTAAGTATTACGCTTCAGGTAGTAATAAATAGTAGGCTAAACACAGACTTTTGCGATATTTATGAATACCTATCATAAATATCGCAAAAGTCTGTGTTTAGAGGTCCACGACTCCACATACTTGTACAATTTTGTCAATGCTCAATTTCCGCAAGCAATTGACGAGTGTCTCCACTGGAGTTTCTGGACAGCCAGTTTGTTTGGCCAGCTGCCGGGCATGCTTGTCGGGCTCGGACCGGACGGTGCCCGGCGACAGAGCCGTGCCGGACAGCGCCACCACGCCGTGACTGCTGCGACCTTCCGAAGACAACGCCATCACAGATGCCGCACTGCCTCCCGAGCCTTGCCCCATCATGGTCACCCTTGTTGGGTCACCACCGAAGAACTCTATGTAGTCTTTCACCTACATTAAAAAAGGTTgtcttgaaataattttatattataagaCCTTAAAAAATAGAGACTAAAATGTCACCGGGGCCGGGAGGTCTGGTATCAATTACAtagtttgaatttaaaaatgaaattaatgtcTTACCCAAGTTAAGGCAACTTGTAAATCGAACAAGGCAGCGTTTCCAGAAGCTTCTTTCTGCCCATTGCTGATGAACCCAAGAGACCCTAATCGATATTGGGGGACCACTAGTATCGTATCCTCTTGGGTGATATGTTTGCCCTAAAACCAATATTTATAATTAGTTGAAAGTTCCCTTCATcacaatgtaaattataaatcaTCGGAAACCAATACTTACTCCATAAGGAGTCGCTGATCCAGTCCGATAGTTACCCCCATGTATGAATACTACCACAGGTGAACCTAGAATGAAATACTAATGTAATCGTTTAATTTCGAAAAATAAACTATTAAATTGGGTTGACCAAAGAACCAAGAAGTTACCTCTAGCTTACCTTTTTCATCCCCTGGCATTTTGGGAGAGAACACGTTGAGGCACAAACAGTCTTCGTGCCCCATCATTCTGGCAGGGAAGTTGGGATCAGGTTGCGGACACACTTGGCAGGGGCTGGTAGCATTTTGTTCCCCCAAAAGCAGCCGTCGAATGGGCCGCTGGAACCTTCGGGGACCCAATGGTGGTTCTGCATACctgttcattaatatttatgacTACTCGTATAAACCTAGAGTTTCCTGTTATCATGCATTGGTATGGTATATGTATATAGTAAGATTAACCCATGTTCATTAGaagttattattttcatttctccAAAATTAAAGCAGAAGATAGTAGTTTGATGGTTTCCATCAGTCACCCGTATTGCACCTTATTATTTAAGGATGTTAGATTTAGGGAAACTGGATCAATAACATGGATGTGTGAATATCTATGCTGAATATTTACCATAACATCTCCATAGAAGTTTTAGTTAAAAGCAAATTTACCTATTATGAACAAAACTGAAGCAAAAAAAATGTCAACGCCAGAGTGACAGAAAAACTGGGATTTGGTGTTGatgtaaataaatcatttcAGCATTTCAATCGTTATCTTTTAGTATCTTTATCCTAATTCGACTAGCCAAAAGGAAATACAAAGAAATCAGGAGAATTCTTTCTACAATTGACGTAAGAAGTAACTGTAGGAAAGCGTAAGTTATTAAAATGTTACACAAACAGTTTGTTACCACCAGAAGTAGTGGTAGAAGTCTGCAGAACAATATCAAATGTGACCTCATCACCATCAAAACGTTCAACATCAAACCTTATCCCAAAGAAGGAGTAGTATCCTAGGTCATTGTTCTTGATGCCCTCAATGCGAGCGCTGCGGCCGTGCCTCTGCGTGAAGACCACGGCCGCGTCGGGCTCCGGCGGCGCCGCGGGCTGCCCGCCCACCACGGCCTCCAGGGGTCGTGGCACCACCACAACGAACACCACAAGGTACCACCGCATCCCGAACATTTTTGCGACTAATAATCTCTGCTACTTATATCAGGAAACGGATGCGGCTTCCTGTGATAATGCCATGAacctaataaaattgtattattaGCAATGCGAATTTAGTCATTTACAGGGTGAGTCGTTACTCAatgcaatattttcaaaaaaatacgcCAGGTTTTAATTGGCTACCTAAGTAAACTCCGACAaactttacttcgacattacgttactccgacatttctgaatatcgacatgactttacttcgacactacactactccgacaaaggatattcgcctttgtctaagtagtgtagtgtcgaagtaaagtcatgtcgatattcagtagtgtcggagtaacgtaatatcgaagtaacgtttgtcggagttcagtttttgagccgttttaatttttattctaatgaataatattaatgCCCATAAAAGTGCCTACGTCACTGACTAAAGGCTCCAGTACACAATAGTCAGTGCTGGTTGGATCTTGAGCCATACTTTGCTTGCAATCTGGCCCAACACAGTACATGCCATTGTGTTGTGTAGGTATACCAAACCAATGGCACTATGCTGCTGGCCCACTACAGGGTCTACAGGCCATCAATCGTGGGCCGTGGGCCACGGCCACGGCACCACTTGTGCCACGGCCCGTGGAACAAGTGGTGCGCAATCGTGATGTTGTCTGTTTTTTGGCACCATTCAAGGAATCTTGGTGTAGCTTGGACTGTGCCGTTCACACAGTAGCCACAGACCGCTCTGCTGCGTTGAccgagataataataataataaatgtttatttccaAAAAAGAGAGGTACTAACTAACCTACCTACTATTGACAACTTTACTAAGTTAAGACATGTACTAGATATAACACTaacctatttaaatattttatcagtGAGTGAGACCCAAACCACCCCAAACTAAGCTGAATATTGAACTAGCTGAACTTATGTATGTATTAGAATATActtaacttatcataaaatagTTTGATAATGTATGTACTTTTCCCAGTGCATCGCAAATGCTTCGTCAAGCAGCAATGAATGaagtatctacctacctacaatcgTTGTATCTATCTACCATATGAACACCAAGTGATGGTGGCCAAACAGTTGCCTGTGCATGCAGTGCAGTGGCGTATTGCAAGACTTGGCCTTTAACGGTGCTTGGCGTGAGTTATCATTAAATAGGACAAGATGATTAATTAAATCATCCTTGGACATTAGacactaccacagaataagtccTAATAGTACCTACGCCATAATAATATTCTCTAGTTCCAAACCAAGCAAGTGGGCGCTTGGCTTGGGTCACCACCAGatcggctgaaccatttaagaacctagtaagtgcagcggagcaaattttacaggagagcgaaaAAACGCATTTTCATTTGCCCTGCTAAGATGCTTAAAGATTTGGATAACTTCcgatgtttatattaaagattagttactaaagtatactttatggaataaaagaatatatttagttaaaaattgcaagttttatgctctttactaacactaaaaattatttttttgacaaaagtgcctcgtaaaaatcaaaatcaaaatcgaatatgAATCAGTACTCATGTAGTCCCCAGATTTTGATATGGTTATCGAGTGTCAGCCAACAGAActcgaaataatatttaaattacagtagcattttacctctagtaagtcacattgaccattttgaaacctagtaagtccatgcacttactaggttttaaaTGGTCATTGTAACTTGCTAGGTTTTGATAATGGTTTTTGCAGATTTGAATTGGACTTACTAGGTTTTTAGCAACGCGTTTCTCCGGTGTTAAGTGTAATAGAGCGATTTCTGTCTTCACATCCTGTGGAGACCTTAATTCTAAGgtgatttatgacaaaaaacgaaaatctgaaaaagtgtcccttactaggttcttaaatggttcagccgagATATTAACCTTATTAtgttaaactagcggccgcccgcgacttcgtacgcgtggatcccgttttacccccttcatctatcttacgcgatttagattttttcatacaaatgttttttcccgctaactcccattcccgtgggaattttgcaatatcctgttgtaactaagctttaagtttactaaggtacctgcatgccaaatttcaagcgtttaacttaagcggtttagatttttcatacaaaaggattttcccgctaattcccgttcccgtgggaattcggGAATTCCTTGCTGTAACTAAGCATTAactttattaaggtacctacatcccaaatttaaagcgtctaacttaagcggtttagatttttcatacaaaagtattttcccgcgaattcccgttcccgtgggaatttcgggaattccttgttgtacctaagctttaagtttgctaaggtacctacataccaaatttcaagcgtctaacttaagcggtttagatttttcatacaaaaggattttcccgctaattcccgttcccgtggggatctcgggaattacttgttgtaactaagctttaagtttactaaggtacctacatgccaaatttcaagcatctaacttcagcggtttagatttttgatacaaaaggattttcccgctaattcctgttcccgtgggaattcctaagtatactataacctgcccaggagtatgaagaataattgtaccaagtttcgttaaaatccgtcaagtagtttttgtttctataaggaacatacagacggacagacagacagacagacagacaaaaattttactgattgcatttttggcatcagtatcgatcactaatcaccccctgatagttattttgaaaatatatttcatgtacagaatgaggatcatttcgatttttagcagtgaatgcagatttatagggctaagaaatccttaatacacagtccaaaaatttttgttctacgacaaaaattgacgaagttatggccaaattactgaaaaagttcactgaccgcccggcgcggggacgatgacgtcactatatccgatccgaacgctgccggcgtactgcgtggatagaaaatgtttttttctagccaaactatcagttttagagaaaaacttgtaatgacatttattcatcagaataaagtaagctatcgataggtaatttttaaaaatagaaattgtgaaaaataacgcaaaaaatccatacgctcatacgattcaatggaacgcagagacgcgattggggtctccgcggtggtatatttggcgatttattcaaataaagtgttcataagtgttgttagagtcatatcttcttccaagtaaaatataaaaatgtataagtattaatttatttacttctaacaataaggtataggctatagctgaggcagatacactctgcctaggctacaagacattgctatgaagatcatttcgatgtacacgcaatacctacctgttatttagtttttctgagttaaacctacgtacctacctatctattcgccgttcccattcggcgggccagctgctgcaggaaaagacagctgctccctcctggaaatctatttaatcttagcctagaagctaggtatgactcccccgcccccctcctctccccaggtcataagctgggcatgacttccccctcagccagaagttgggtatgatttacccccccccccccccccaggcccgaaactgggtatgacttgacccctccccctccccccaggccagaagctgggtaaggcttgcccctccccccaggccataagcataagctggatatgaccccttcggccagaagctgggtatgacacccccccatgccagaaatgccagaaactggttatgacttgacccccccccccctccccccagctcagaagctgggtattacataccccccccccccccggccagaaactggagatgacttgaccccccctctccccccaggccagaagctgggtaaggctagcccctccccccagcgcATAGAAACTTGTTATGATTTGACCCCCCCCcatcccccaggccagaagctgggtaaggctagccccttcccccagtccataagcataagctaggtatgactccccctcggccagaagctgggtatgacttacccccctccccccccaggccagaaactgagtatgacttgcctctccccccctcccaccaaggccagaagctgggtaaggcttgtccctcccccaaggctataagctgggtatgacttatcccccccccccccccccccggccagaaagtgggtattagcatcatattatgtattattatgttcaatacaaacaatcattaagttacactcctcaccccaaccgcgtctccgcattgcgtcgaatcctatgaaaatgtggtttttggacatagcgatacttatttttcacaatttttattttttaaaattgctggtcgataggttactttattttgatgaataaatgttattaaaagtttttttctaaaactgatagtttagctggaaaaaaatattttccatcccaatagtacgccgcctgcgctcgattcggatataatgacgtcacgcggccctgcgtacgttgacttttagcggcaaaaacggcctatgtttattacttaatatcttcgtaagtaatggtccgatttggataattcaaaaagatatatctttcttatgtcttaaagattaacgtagatactagttttattgaattttctacaacagtactgatcctcattgacctctctacagatttattataagtatagacaggcctccgtcactcgcctatgccggccgagataattacctacagcgcgcgacaacttcaagttgcaaatcagtccgggccgccacgcgcctgtttggacacgcgtatttctatacacgctcggtcgatcatcgtcgcaatcaaggtttattgttccaacagcactgttattcttctttaatgaaaaattgtaatatttaggaataataattaactgtagtgatttaaatatttaaaaaaaactacactttttaaataataaattattttgaaatacttatgacaaaaaactatagcaaaaaaattattttagctaataaaaacattaactttacttcaccgtgtctattttccgacactac harbors:
- the LOC135076968 gene encoding cocaine esterase-like, which produces MFGMRWYLVVFVVVVPRPLEAVVGGQPAAPPEPDAAVVFTQRHGRSARIEGIKNNDLGYYSFFGIRYAEPPLGPRRFQRPIRRLLLGEQNATSPCQVCPQPDPNFPARMMGHEDCLCLNVFSPKMPGDEKGSPVVVFIHGGNYRTGSATPYGGKHITQEDTILVVPQYRLGSLGFISNGQKEASGNAALFDLQVALTWVKDYIEFFGGDPTRVTMMGQGSGGSAASVMALSSEGRSSHGVVALSGTALSPGTVRSEPDKHARQLAKQTGCPETPVETLVNCLRKLSIDKIVQADSAIAESLTDTTKFLEEITGRKGAGIRVEGEYDKRGLPTLVTEQPSETLKKKKQKVPLLTGVTSAETVRAVFGKYANKLTNLMLNLKNFIKKDIIGGLNTMVEGVDGLLPIKKAALKNILPLGDYEKYYERLSETANSNILEGLTAIARDTGDALFNLPAFKSVQEWSSGAPAFLYSFEFVGNLTKGSYFLSGVPLAEETDISNSMYQPKESGPSHGDELAYIFEPLDASGKSVEPAASQMDARVRKSFVGLITKFAHDVGEAKNKSKLFNITPFSLDTNSFIKITDEVKMDKNFRFCQMGFWGNMVDRIAGSLCSNEIKELLKLSFIPKVVDLTDITEMKPISGLIKPKNPKADPIPKVQNILNPFGL